In Brienomyrus brachyistius isolate T26 chromosome 3, BBRACH_0.4, whole genome shotgun sequence, the following proteins share a genomic window:
- the LOC125738239 gene encoding protein FAM107B-like — MAEPDYMDDDCDDLIRPKKLVNPVKTSRNHQDVHRELLMNQKRGLAPQNKPELQKVLEKRKRDQAVKQQKEEEEAHRKQSDLEVELQKRQQRLEQMELQQQRDEEEQENAPEFIKMKGNLRRTRQEAGPQEAGPQEAGC, encoded by the exons ATGGCCGAGCCAGACTACATGGATGACGACTGTGACGACCTCATCAGGCCCAAGAAGCTGGTGAACCCGGTAAAGACGTCCCGTAACCATCAGGACGTCCACAGGGAGCTGCTGATGAACCAGAAGAG GGGCCTGGCTCCTCAGAACAAGCCGGAGCTGCAGAAGGTTCTGGAAAAGAGGAAGCGTGACCAGGCTGTCAAGcagcagaaggaggaggaggaggcacaCAGGAAGCAGTCAGATCTGGAGGTGGAGCTGCAGAAGCGGCAGCAGAGGCTGGAGCAG AtggagctgcagcagcagaGGGATGAAGAAGAGCAGGAAAACGCCCCTGAATTCATTAAGATGAAGGGCAACCTCAGGAGGACAAGACAGGAGGCGGGGCCACAGGAGGCGGGGCCTCAGGAGGCGGGCTGCTAG